TTTTCCTAAGTATTACATGGGCGCCTTCGATACGTTCTTCAATCCTTATGTTGAAGCCTTGATGTATTTCCCCACAGAAGAAGTTCCAAAATTGGAAGTGAAAACAGTTGTCGACGATTTGCTCTCTGCGAAACCTAAGAAATTTATGACAGGTTACATCGGTGCGGTCGATTCTACGGCGCACACACAATTAAATCGCCTCTATCCGATTCTTAAAACGGTCGACTCAGAAGTAAAACGTCTTATGAAGGGCTTTAAAGAAAAAGGTCAAGACGTTGAAATCGTCCTTGTCTCTGATCACGGAAATATCGGCCGTTTCAGCGAAGGCCAACCGGAAGTGGAGCTTGAAGGCGTTGAAGTCGCTGACGTGGTTAAACGCGCGGGACTTAATTTCGTTCAACAGCTTAAAAATGAAAAAGACGTGGCCATGCCTTTGTTGGCGCTGGGCTCGTGGGCTCCTGTTTACCTTCATGATCGCAAACAAATGCCGGCTCTTATTGAAGAGTTCCGTAAAGAAATCTGGTTCGATATGGCGGTTTACATCAACCGCAATTCCGCTCGCGACACTTTGATGACTGTGATCACTCAAAGGGGTGAGGCGAAAGTTCAATACGACAAACAAACAAAAAAATACTTTTACTATCCAGTGACGGGCAATCCGCTTTTCCTCGCCAAGGATCTTCATTCGACGAAATCCGCTCCTATTGCAATGGATGAGGCCCAAGTACAAAAAGCTTCTGAAGGGTCAAAATATCCGGATGCGATCTATCGTATCATCGAGTCGGCCTCTGAAAGAAACTTCGATTTCCCTGATTTCATTCTGACAACAAAAGATGGCACATTCATCAAAAACTCACTGGGTGCTTTTGCAAAGATGTACCGCACGCATGGTTCTTTGACGGCGGCTTCGTCTTTTGGGCTCTTGGCTTCTACGAAACGAAAAGTTCCGGGGCAGATTCGCTCTAAAGACATCCTTTCTTTCGTCGGCGTCGATGCAAAAGATCTTTTCGCTGAAGCCGTACAAAAACATAACAACACGAACGATCAAGCTTTAAGACAAGTTATCACGGACTACAAAAAAGGTATCAGAACGGACGCTAAGGACCTTAGCCAGCAACGCATCTTCCGCCACATCACGAAATTCGTGGCGGACACTCGTCCTTACTTCGTGGTTTCTGAGATTCAAAGCTTTATGGACGCCTTCAAATTCGATCCGTTTAAAGATCCATCGGGCCGCAGCCTGACGCCGATGAATTTTGACGTGACGAAGTTTGATGTGAAAACAATGATTTCTCCGGAAGACATTGGTTCTCTGACGGATGCTGTTCTAACGGCAGGTTCTGTCGAGAATCTTATGAACGATCCGCGCATTGAAAAGCTTAAAGAAAAAGTGGGCATGCTGCAGGATCAGAAAACAGCAAACCTCGATCTTCAGCATGTTGATCTGAATAAGAGCGAAGACTTCATCGATAAAATCAAAGGCTATGTGCTCCCTGCAAAGAGAGCCGTCATGAAAATGTACCAAATGCCGTTCCTTCTTGAGAACTCTATCGTTATTCAGGAAAAACCTTACCTTCCTGACACACGCGATCTGCAATTCGCAAGACAATGGGTTAGCAAACAAAGCTCTGCAACGAAATCCTTCAAATCTTTGACGGCAACGTCACAAGGGCAGATCTCGACGGCGCAGTCTCTTCTTAAAGAAACAATTAAGGAAGCCGAATTTGAAGGCCGCATTTATCCGACACCTTTAACGAAGATCTACAACAGTAAACTTGACGACGTCACAATTGTTTATGTGCCTGGTATCTATAACTCCATCTTCGACAAAGAGATTTTCAGTCTTGGTCTGAGCGCCTTGAGCGACGAGATGGGTTTGCGCGTGATCCAACCGCCGGTAGAAAGCACATGTGCGAGTGATGTTAACGCCGATATCATTCTTAATTATCTCCAAAAAGACTACCAAGACCGTGTAAAACGCGGCCACAAGGCTCCGAAATATCTTTTCTTCTCTTACTCGAAAGGTGCTGTCGATACGCTTCACGCTTTCTTGAAGCGTCCTCATTTTATCTCGTCTTCCGTGAAGGGAATGGTGGCGATTGCGGCTCCTCTTCACGGTTCGAGCATTTTGAACACGACGGACGTTCCTTTCGCATTGGTTTCCGCATTGACAGAAAATGAAGGTCCGGAAATCTGCAAAGAGAAAACAGCTTCAAAATCAATCACTCCAACCGCGATGGATGCATTCTGGAGAAAGAACGAAAGAACTTTGACTGGTTTGACTCGTTACTTCTCTGTGACTTTTGAAAGTTCTCCGGAAGATTCGCACATCTTCATGAAAGCGACGAAGTTGATCGGTCAGTTTGACGAAGACAATGACGGTGTTGTGACGGTTTCTTCATCTAAATTCCCTGCGAAATTGAAAGCGGTGGATCTTGGGACAATCCATGCCGACCACTTGGCGGGTATTCTTTCTTCTCGCTTCAACCAAAAAGCGTTCATGAAAGGTCTGACAAGCACGTTGGCTGAGCTTAATATTGAGAATGACAAGAATAACTTCGAGTGGAACACCAACGTCATTCTTGCGGCTGCAAACGCAAACGCTTTGAAAAGCAAAACCTACTTCCGTATGAAATCACCGGGCGTCGTTGAACAATTCAGCGTTACCGGCAAAAATCTTGTCGAGTTCCATCCTTACGGTACGCCGTACGAACTCAACCTTCAGATCTTGCCGAAGATCAACGACCCGGCTGACAGCTATGAAGTAAAAACGAAACTTCCGCAATCGGCTCTTCGTTATGACCCTTACAATGTTTTGGATGTGGCAAAGCTCGGTGATGTGATGGCGGCGGTGCGTGTTTCTCCGGCGACTCAGCAAAACATGCCTGAGGGAATTAACATCGAGTACGCGCATACGAACATGGTTCACTTCCGCATGGATCACCAGTTCAACTATGAGTCTCGCTCTCCAGGTGGATTGGACGACAACAAAGACTTCGGTTACATCACTTCCGAATTTGAAGGTGAAAAAGACTGGGCGTTGATGAGAAGTAAAAACAACTCTATTCGCATGACGACGTTAGCGTATCGTTTCTCCCCACTCGATTTCTCTAAGATGTCGTTGAAGATGGCGGTAACAAAGGATGTAACGGGTGCTGATCCAGTAAAAGGAAAAACCGGAAAAGACGATTCTGCTTTCCAAGTATGGTTTACGATCCGTAACGGCCGCGCGAACGGCGATAGATCGACAATTGATGCTAAGAACGACAAAGTCTTCTTGTTCGGCTACTACTACGCAGGCGCCGTTCCTGGAGAAAATCGCAAGGCCGGCGACATCTTTGAAAACTGGTACTCGAACAAGAACGTCGTGGTTGCGACTCTTCCAGAAGCAAAACAATTGTTGCTGAACAATCCGGATCAACTTGGCAAAGCTCAGCTTTACCAGCGCAACTTAGCGGAAGACCTCAAAAAGGCCTTCCCCGACAAGAATGTCGCTGACATGGACATCGTGGCGATCACGATCCAACACGACTCGAACGACACAGAGTCGCAGTCAGAAACATTCTTCAAAAGCCTCAAATTCGCACCATAACGAAAAAAAGGTGCCAGGCCTGGCACCTTTCATGGAAGTGGTGAGTTATTGAAAGGCCAATTTTTCGAAAGCGGAGATTTTCGTTTTGATGACGTCGATGGATTTTTGCCAGAACTCCGGACGACGGATGTCTTCGCCGAGATGTTTTTGCACAAGATCCTCGGCCGTCATGCGGCCCGTATCGCGCAAGATTTCGATATAGGTCTTCATAAAGTTTTGACCCAATTCTTCGCGACGAGCGTAGATACTCATGCTGAAAAGATATCCGAACGTGTAAGGGTAATTGTAGAAACTGGTTCCTGACATTGCAAAGTGCAGCTTCGTTGCCCAGTACATTTTGTCATTGTGACTTAACGTCGGACCGTACCACTTCGTCCAGGCTTCATCCGTCATCTGCATAAGTTCATCGGAACTCAAAGTTTTCTTTTCGCGAGCTTTATAGAAATTATTCTCGAACTCGAAGCGCGCTGGAATATTAATCAAGAAGCTCGTTGCTCCTTCGATTTCTCCCCACGCAAATTCGATTTTTTCTTCGCGCGTTTTTGCTTCTTCGATCACGACATCATGAAGAACTGTCTCGGCAAAGATACTTGCCGTTTCAGCCAAAGTCATAGGATAGCGGGTTTGGGCTCGCGGAAGATCGCGCATAACCCATGAATGAAAGGCGTGCCCCAGCTCGTGCGCCAAAGTCGCAACATCGCTGTTTGAACCCATGTAAGTCATAAACACGCGGGGTTCACGTCTTTTCGCAAAGCCCGTGCAATAAGCGCCGTTACGTTTATTCGAAAGAACGCGCGCTTCGATCCATCTTTTTTCCGCCATCATTTTTACAAAGTCAGACATTTGCGGGTCTACCTGCGCGAAGGCATTCTGGATCAGCTGCAATCCTTCTTCGTAATTGCGTTCTTTCTTTCCGCCAGAAACAGGGCTTTGTGCAAGAAGATCCCAAGGATCGAGAGCTTTTTTGCCCATCAGCTTCGCCATCATCAGCGGGGCCTTGCGCGTGGATTCAAGATTGTCGTAACAAGCCGTCAACATTGCATCCAAAGTTTCTTTCTGAATACGACAGTGAAATAGCGACTCATCCAAGAAATGCACACTCTTCGTGCGTGAGCGTTTTTTATTTTCTTCGTGGCGCCAACCCGCAAGAGCATTGAGAATCGCCGCACCCGTATGCTTGTGTTCTCCCCATGCCTCTTGAATACTTTGCCATGCAACGCGACGAGTGTTTTCGTCATCACTGCGAATCATCGCGCTTGCTTGTGCCAGACCCACCGTCTCGGTTCTGTCGGCAAACTTAAGATGACAGCGCATCGAACCGCTGATTTTCGTGTAAAGATCTCCCCACGCGTGTTTGCCGGAATTACCCATGGCTTCAAGCAATGCCTCTTCGGAATTTGAAAGCAGAATAGAAGATAATTTGCGCAATTCATTCCATTTGAAATCCGCAGCTTGCAGCTCTGGATGCGACAAAACTTTCGCCATGTAACTGTTTGAACAACGTTTAAGGAAATTGCTCACAGGAATCAGAGCTTGCGCTAAACGTGAAGTAAGATTGTTAAGTTCCGACTTCTTGCCCTGAGCCTCATTCAAAGACGAATCCACAGAAAGAACACAATTCAGATAGGTCCCAAGATTCATCGCCAAAACCCAAGCAGCTTCGTTCTCGACTAAAACTTTTTGAATAGTCTCCAACGTCTGATTCCCTTGCGGATCGGAACCAGAATGATCCGCCTCGTGCAGAGCAGGCTCGATTGTTTTAATGAGTTTTTCAAGATGCTCCGTCTTAAGCAGAACTTCGTCGAAGTCCTTTTGATATTCCGGAGAGTTATAAGAAGAGTATTCAGATTCGATATTCCAAGCCATTTTTTCCATGGTCTTAGCGTATCACTGAAAAGAAGGCGGGAACACGGTTTTGCTGTAAGCCGGATTCTGTCCCAATCACCAGGTCCCATAATTTGTCCCGATAATCGTAGATGATCATTCCTCTGGGAGTGGCATTACTGACACCCTCAAGCGATCTTACCCGAAGACTACGGACTGGCCGTCCTACTAATGTCTCCCTATTTGATCTTGCTCCGCGCAGAGTTTGGCTGTTTTCACTCCAGCGACTCCCCTAGAGGCTCCCGTTCCCGCCTCCAGGCTCATAGCCCTGGACATTCTCTCTGTTCCACTGTTCCTGACGTTACCGTCGAGGGGCGTTACCCCTTGCGCTGCCATATGGAGTCCGGACTTTCCTCTCTAATTTCAACATCTTACGATATCTCAAGAGCGATCATCCGCAAAACCGAAGTGGATTTCTAACACCCCCCAGCAAAAAGCGCAAGAGGGTTTTCTTCAATCCCATTTTATTTTACTTTCTAAGGCATCGTTTACAAAAGGAATTAATCATGAAGATCCTCGTATCTCTATTTGCGTTCGCTTTGACTCTAGCTTTGACCTCTCCTTCATTGGCTGACCAGGCTCATGAACAACAAGGAAAAGGACACGGTGGTGGCCACGGGAATCTAGCTGAAAAAATGAATGCACTTTTCCCAGAAAAACAACCTCATGCTGAAAAACGCCAAGTGCCTTCAGCTCCAGAGCTTGTTTCGCCAGAATTTTACTCAACGGTAAAAAGCGACAAAGTCACTTTGCAATGGAAAGCCGTTAACGGCGCGGATGAGTACCATGTAGAAGTAGCGACAGATCCAAACTTCAAATGGATTGTGGCACAAGACTATCACCACAAAGGTACAAGCTTCGAGGCAACAGGTTTGGAAGCTGGCAAACATTACTTCTGGCGTGTCGCAGCTGTTGGTTCACAAAACTGGAGTACATTCCGTAAGAGTTTCTTCGCAAAATCTATGTTCGAAACTCCCGCTGCAGCAGCAAAGTAATACGATCTAAGAAAGAAAAAGAAAAAGGCCTTTTGGTTTTCCAAAAGGCCTTTTTTATTTTTACATTCTTGCGCCAATTCCACGATCACGCTCAACGCGCTCATGGTAAGGCATTCTGACCGTCATACCTGCCATACCTCTGCACGCTTCCGCACAGTCTCTGCAAGCCTCGGCGCACATTTCGATGACATCGTCACCTTCGTAACGAGCACACTCGACAGCGCACGTATCGCAGAGTTGGAACGAAAGCTCGCAAGCCTGGTGGTGAAACTCAGACTCCGCGATCATCAGCTTCGCAGAGAGATTGCAAGCATCCGAACAGAATTGGAGGAGTGCCAAGAGTTTCCCGGAATAGGCCGTACCTTTTTGATCTAAACAATAGTAGAGAGTTTCAATACAAATGCGCGCGCAGCTCAAGCAGCTGTTAATACACTTGGCCGTGTCGCTATCCTGAATTTGATTGATAGGCATAACTTCCTCCTTTCAAATATTTTCTCTCAACTCACGCGCGAGAAATATATTTTCGAGGTGAAACTGTTAGAGTTCATGTCGCGAACCCAACGTTGCAGATTCGCAATCAAGCTTTGCACAAGAAAGCTTTTGCCAAATAACATACAAAACAAATTTTCCTTTTATATCCGAGTGAGAGTCAGATCAGCGAGGATTCGCGAGACGCAATTACAAAGTTTTAATCCTCATTGCATTTTGTAATTTTATTAAAATAAAACAATCTGGAAAACTAAATCCCATGAATCGCTCATCCTACGAAGCATTGCTAGATTCCAACGCAGTCATCGAGTTCGATGTGAATGGTCACATTCTGTGGGCGAATCAGAACTTTTTGAACTTGATGGGCTATGAACTCAATGAAATTGTCGGCCAACACCACTCGATTTTCTTACCGGAATTTCATCAACACGAACTTGAGTATCAAGAAAGATGGACTCTCTTAGCTCAAGGCCTTCCACAAAACGGTGAATTCAAAAGAATCACGAAAGCCAAAAAAGAAGTTTGGATTCAGGGCTCTTACGTTCCCGTAAGAAACTTTCGGGGAACTATCACTAAGATTATCAAGATGGCAGTCGACATTACTGAAAAGAAAGCCCTCGCCGAAAATCTTGAAAAGAAAAATAAAGAATTGATCTCGACAGCGGCGCGAGCAAAAGCGGCCACTTACGCAAAGTCCGTTTTCCTTGCGAACATGAGCCACGAGATTCGCACGCCTTTAAACTCTATCATCGGCATCACGGACACTTTGGCTGAAACTCCCCTGGATGATCAGCAGGCTTCTTTCGTTGAAATTCTTCAACGCGCCAATCATCAACTTATGACAATCATCAACGACATTCTGGATCTTTCAAAAGTTGAAGCTGGCGAGATCGAACTGAAACATCTTCCTTTTGAGCTGCAAAAACTGATGGATGATCTTGTGGCCGTTCTTGGATTCCGCGCAAAGGAAAAAGGACTTCAGCTTAAAGTGAACATTGATCCCGACGTAGATTCCTTCTTTATTGGCGACATCGATCGTTTGCGCCAGGTTTTAATGAACCTGATCAACAATTCAATCAAGTTCACCCATGTCGGCGAAATCACTCTTCGTGTGACTAAGAATCGCACCTCCCGTCCCGGCAATCTTCTTTTCTGTGTCAGCGATACGGGCATTGGAATTGATAAGTCAAAGTTTAAGGATATTTTCCTGCCATTCACGCAAGCGGACTCTGCAACCAATCGTCGCTATGGCGGTACCGGGTTGGGTCTTTCAATCACAAAGAACATTGTCCAGCTTATGAACGGCCAAATTTGGCTTGAAAGCGAGCCCGCAGTTGGAAGCGTATTCTACTTCACAGTCACGATGCCAGTCACAACAGAACGCAAAACATCTTTGAACAATCCTCTGCAAGGCCGATATAAATTGAGCGACATTAAACACAATATTGCAAACAGCCGTCTTAAAATCCTGGTTGTCGACGACGTCGATGACAATCGCAACCTTTTTGGTATTTATCTTCAGAATACTATCCATAACATCAGTTATGCGGAAAGCGGCGTGGATGCCGTTCAGCAAGTTCAAAACGAGCATTTCGATATTATCTTTATGGACGTACAGATGCCGGGAATGGATGGCTATGAAGCCACTCGCTGCATCCGTCTCCTAGAGCACGAACAAAAGCGCACTCCTGCACGCATCTTCGCTTGTACGGCGAATGCCTTCTCTGAAGATGTGCAAAAAAGTTTGCAGGCCGGTTGCGACATGCATCTTTCCAAACCTATTCGCAAAGACACCCTTATCAAGGCCATCAATTCGTTTTTTGACGTGTCCGAAGCTGTTTATTGATTTTCTCGCGGTCTAAAACTGTTTCACGGGAAAGGCCGCCGGTCTCTTCAATCGCATAGTAAACCTGCAAATTCTGCGGACTCTCGCTCCAGTGATAAATCATTCCTGCGCACATCTTGCAGGGCTTGTGAGTTGAATACAGCCGCGCCCCCGCGGGAACCTTCTTTCCCGTTTCCTTAAAATAGCGCTGCAAGAGGTTTACTTCCGCGTGCAGCGTTTTATTTTTTGAATTGGAATTGATTCCGTAACTAAGAACCTCATCTTTTTCATCGACAAGAACCGCGGCGATATTCCTATCAAAGTCATGCAGAACCTCCCCGCGTGGGACATGGGCTGCCAGACGTGTGGCGGCCTCTAAATGATCTTCATGATTGTGCAAAGACTGATGTCGAAACCAGTCGCGAACTTCTTGAAGCGTCAGAGCATTTTCTTTATTTAGATGCTGAACTTCCAGCAAAGCGGCGTCTGCGGCTCCTACTTGCTCATATGTGAAAGCGAGATCCATCTGAGGGTTGAGCGGAACGATGTTTCCCGTGATTCTTTTCGCGACCACCTTCACCATACCTTGGCACATTTCCGAAAGCGGAGCCGTAGAAAAAATCCGTTGGCGCAAAATAAAGAAACTGTGATCTAGGAACCGGTCAAAAACGCCTTGCAGAAGCTTCACCACAGCAGAGGAAGGTCCCGCAAGGTTTCGCGGAAAATATGAATAATAGACGACCCCCTTTGACTCTACAAAAGCCAAGTCAAAGCCCTCTTTATCGAGTAAAAATGCTATGTGCGCCGCCGTTTTTTCCGTCAACATCAAGGAATTGATACCATAATGGCGATTTATTGTCTAAAAATGTCCTCTAACCAGGACATTGCCATGGACATGATTAAAAATCGCCTCGAAAAAAACTTTAAGAAGCTAAAAAGCTGGTCCGAGCGCAACCATATCGAAGCGTTTCGTCTTTATGACCGTGACATTCCTGAATACCCGTTCATTGTCGACATCTATAAAGACCATTTCGTCGTTTACGATAAAAGTGACTTCATCAAAGACAAAGATAAAAATCATCTTCCGCATGTAACGGAGGCGCTAAAGGCGCTATTCAAAACAAATGACGACAACATCGTCATCAAAAAGCGCGAGCGCCAAGAAGGCCTGAAACAATACGAGAAGCTGGATGCAAAAGAACAAACTTTCCTAGTCCGCGAAACGCAAGCGCACTTAAAAGTAAATCTTTACGACTATCTGGATACGGGACTGTTTTTAGATCACCGTCCCATGCGCCAAAAAGTTTTTAAAACTGCACAAGACAAGAAGTTCCTCAATCTGTTCTGCTACACGGGATCTGTGAGCGTTTTCGCTGCGCTGGGTGGCGCAACAACCACCAGCGTGGACATGTCGCAAACATATCTGCGTTGGGCTCAGGACAACTTCCAAGTCAATAATATCGATCTTGGCTCGCACAGCTTTATCAACGCCGATGTCTTGGATTGGCTGCGTTCGCAGAAAGCACAACCCACATATGACATTATTTTCTTGGATCCTCCGACTTTTTCGAACTCGAAAAAAATGGAGGACACCTTTGAGGTTGAGCGGGATCAGGAATTCCTCGTCGACTCTTGCATGCGAATGCTTCGTCCTGACGGAGTGCTTTATTTCTCGAATAATAAAAGGAAATTTAAAATCTCTGAAAATGTTTTGTCGAAGTACAAGGTGAAGGACATTTCAGAAGAATCCATTCCCCAGGATTTTCACGACAAAAAAATCCACTGCTGCTTCGAGATTAAAAATAAGTAAAGTGCTTCCCGACGGACGTCCTGTTTAGCATTGTTTAAATTTCTTAACTGAGAGGTGAACAGTGTCTAAAAGTTTACAAAGTATTTCGTTAGGAGTTCTTCTTTCCCTTACGACAGCGGCAACCGCGTGGGCCGCAGTTCCAGGAAAGCCAAGCACAAAAGTAGCAAGACCTCCCCAATATGTGATGATCAGCTATGACGGCGGCTTGGATTTGAACCGCTGGCAAGAAACACGCAATTTCGCAGCGGAAATGCGCAAAATCGGTAAGCCGGTCAGCTTCACTTACTTCCTCAGTGGCGTTTATTTCCTGCGCGATATGAATCGCCACTTCTACACTCCGCCAAAACATGATGTCGGTTATTCTGCGATCGGATTTGGTGAAAGTGCTCAAGGTATCGCTTCACGCATTAACCTGATGAACGACTCTTTTGCTGAAGGCCATGAGATCGCTTCTTTGGCGAATGGTGGTTTCAATGCTCACCGTGAAAACTGGGCGCAAACAGATTGGGAATCAGAATTCCGTCAATTCAATGACTTCATTTTCGGCGCTTATTTTAACAACGGAATTTCTCCGAATTCCAAATATCCACAAGGCTATGCACTGACAGAGAAAGACATCGTCGGTTTCCGTGCTCCCGCATTGGGCGTGAACGATGCTCTTTGGCCGGCAATGAAAGCGTTCCATTTCAGATATGACGTTTCAACTCCAGGTGAAATGACTCAGTGGCCGACAAAAGATAAGTTCAACGTTTGGAGAATCAATATTCCAATGATCGAACTTGTCGGCACCGGCAAAAGAGTTTTGGGTATGGATTACAACTTCTATTATGCGCACTCTAAAGCCAAAGAAGACGTTGCTAAGAAAGACCAATATAAGAAGTCGATGTTTGATTCCTACATGAACTACTTTGTCCTGAACTACTACGGTCGTCGTGCTCCGATCAGCTTGAGCCACCGTTTCGCTCACTACAATGGCGGCGCTTACAGCGAAGCTTTGAAGGATTTCATCAGATCCGTGTGCGGAATGCCGGAAGTAAAATGCGTGACTGTAAAAGAATACGCGAACTTCCTAGATACATTGACTCCAGAGGTTTTGCGCGCGTATCGCTTCGGTCAGTTTGACATGATGCCTCGCCCACGCCGTCCAGCTGCGGAAACGCCAGCGATCCCGCTTGCAGCAGAGACGGTTTCTAACGAAATCCAATAAGCTCTAAGTAACTCTTTTAGAAGTGGTTTTTTTCCTTGTCAGGGGGTTCAAAAGGTCCTAGAACCCCCTTTTTTACAACGCAAAAAAGGGTTATCAGGGAGGGCTGCGAATTGAAAGCTTTAGGTCGTCATATTTTGGTTGAGTTCAGTGGTTGCAACGCTGAGGTTTTAAATGATGTTTCTGTGATTGAAAGAAGCATGATTGAGGCCGCGCAAATCGCCGGCGCTACTGTTATTAATTCAACTTTTCATCACTTTTCACCGTGGGGTGTGAGTGGTGTTGTGGTGATCCAGGAAAGCCATCTCGCAATCCATACTTGGCCTGAATACCGTTATGCAGCCGTAGATCTTTTTACTTGCGGCGATTCCGTTGATCCTTGGGTTTCTTTCGAACACTTGAAAAAAGCTTTCCAAGCTAACTACTCTGCGATCGAAATGAACCGTGGTTCGCTTCACGTTATCAAAAAGTCGGATTTCCAACCAAAACACCTTCGCACAGAGCCTTCTTTTGATCTTAAAAAAGGTTTCCAAATCGAACGTAACGTTTGGTTCACAGATAAGGACGAAAATCAGGCGCTTTCCTTGCGCTATACCGGCGACGTCTTGTTTGACGAAACAAATCCATTCCAACGCGTGCGCGTTTTGGATTCTTACTCTCACGGTAAATTTCTTGCGATCAACAATATGGTGATGTGCACAGAGCGTGACGAGTTCCACTACCACGAGATGATCACGCACCCTGTGATGCAAGCCCACGGAAAAGCGAAAAATATTCTAGTCATCGGTGGCGGTGACGGCGGAACGATCCGCGAACTTTTCAAATATGACCAAGTGGAAAAAGTCACAATGGTGGAAATTGATGAGGCCGTGGTCCGCGCTTCTAAGGAACATCTTCCTAGCATTGCTTGTGAATTTAACAATCCGAAATTGAATCTCATCATCGGCGACGGGATCCAATTCGTGAAAGAGGCGGCTCCGAACTCTTACGATGTGATCATCGTTGACGGTTCGGATCCAGTGGGTCCAGCTCAAGGCTTGTTTACGGCGGAATTCTACACGAACTGTAAGAATGCGCTGAAAGAGGGCGGCCTCATCATCACTCAAGGCGAATCACCAATGTTCCATGAAGGCACTTTTGTTGAGCTTAATCAGTGCCTTAAAGGGATTTTTGGAAAACCTCAAGTGCACACGATGTTGTTCCATGCGACGACATATCCATCAGGAATGTGGAGCTTGCAAATCGGTGTTAAGGGTTCTTCTCACCCTGCAAAAGACTTCAACAAAGACCAAGCGCGCCAATTCGCGAAGGCAAAAGGTCTTAAGTACTACAACGAAGACCTGCACACGGCCGCATTCTCTTTGCCTACCTTCGTCAAGACGATGCTCGGCGAAAATGCTTAATTAATAGACCGCCTCCTGTTTTCATTATAGTTTCAATTGGGACTAAACAAAACAGGAGGCGTATTATGTTCAAACTTCCCACTCTTCCCTACGCAAAAACAGCATTAGCTCCTTTGTTCAATGAAGAACAAATGACTTATCACTACGACAAACATCACAAAGCCTACATCGACAACTTGAATAAATTCATGGAGACCGATGCTTCATTGAAAGGAAAATCTCTTGAAGAGATCGTTCTTTCTTCTTCTGGCGGTGTTTTCAACAATGCCGCGCAAGCTTGGAATCACACTTTCTTCTGGTTCGGCATGACAACAAACGGTCAATCTGGAAAACCGTCTGCGGATCTTGAAGCTGCTATCAAACGCGACTTCGGTTCTATGGACGAGTTGAAAGCGAAGTTCGTTGACGGTGGTGTTAAGACTTTCGGTTCTGGTTGGATCTGGCTTTGCACGGATGCTTCTGGCAAATTGAGCTTGGTTTCTACATCGAATGCAGCAGTTCCATTCACAAATAACGGCCCAACACCTATTTTGGTAGCTGACGTTTGGGAACATGCTTACTACATCGACTACAGAAATCTTCGTCAAAAATTCCTTGAAACATTCTGGAGCCAAGTAAACTG
This region of Bdellovibrio sp. 22V genomic DNA includes:
- a CDS encoding four-helix bundle copper-binding protein; amino-acid sequence: MPINQIQDSDTAKCINSCLSCARICIETLYYCLDQKGTAYSGKLLALLQFCSDACNLSAKLMIAESEFHHQACELSFQLCDTCAVECARYEGDDVIEMCAEACRDCAEACRGMAGMTVRMPYHERVERDRGIGARM
- a CDS encoding ATP-binding protein — translated: MNRSSYEALLDSNAVIEFDVNGHILWANQNFLNLMGYELNEIVGQHHSIFLPEFHQHELEYQERWTLLAQGLPQNGEFKRITKAKKEVWIQGSYVPVRNFRGTITKIIKMAVDITEKKALAENLEKKNKELISTAARAKAATYAKSVFLANMSHEIRTPLNSIIGITDTLAETPLDDQQASFVEILQRANHQLMTIINDILDLSKVEAGEIELKHLPFELQKLMDDLVAVLGFRAKEKGLQLKVNIDPDVDSFFIGDIDRLRQVLMNLINNSIKFTHVGEITLRVTKNRTSRPGNLLFCVSDTGIGIDKSKFKDIFLPFTQADSATNRRYGGTGLGLSITKNIVQLMNGQIWLESEPAVGSVFYFTVTMPVTTERKTSLNNPLQGRYKLSDIKHNIANSRLKILVVDDVDDNRNLFGIYLQNTIHNISYAESGVDAVQQVQNEHFDIIFMDVQMPGMDGYEATRCIRLLEHEQKRTPARIFACTANAFSEDVQKSLQAGCDMHLSKPIRKDTLIKAINSFFDVSEAVY
- a CDS encoding Bd3614 family nucleic acid deaminase encodes the protein MLTEKTAAHIAFLLDKEGFDLAFVESKGVVYYSYFPRNLAGPSSAVVKLLQGVFDRFLDHSFFILRQRIFSTAPLSEMCQGMVKVVAKRITGNIVPLNPQMDLAFTYEQVGAADAALLEVQHLNKENALTLQEVRDWFRHQSLHNHEDHLEAATRLAAHVPRGEVLHDFDRNIAAVLVDEKDEVLSYGINSNSKNKTLHAEVNLLQRYFKETGKKVPAGARLYSTHKPCKMCAGMIYHWSESPQNLQVYYAIEETGGLSRETVLDREKINKQLRTRQKTN
- a CDS encoding class I SAM-dependent methyltransferase; its protein translation is MSSNQDIAMDMIKNRLEKNFKKLKSWSERNHIEAFRLYDRDIPEYPFIVDIYKDHFVVYDKSDFIKDKDKNHLPHVTEALKALFKTNDDNIVIKKRERQEGLKQYEKLDAKEQTFLVRETQAHLKVNLYDYLDTGLFLDHRPMRQKVFKTAQDKKFLNLFCYTGSVSVFAALGGATTTSVDMSQTYLRWAQDNFQVNNIDLGSHSFINADVLDWLRSQKAQPTYDIIFLDPPTFSNSKKMEDTFEVERDQEFLVDSCMRMLRPDGVLYFSNNKRKFKISENVLSKYKVKDISEESIPQDFHDKKIHCCFEIKNK
- the speE gene encoding polyamine aminopropyltransferase produces the protein MKALGRHILVEFSGCNAEVLNDVSVIERSMIEAAQIAGATVINSTFHHFSPWGVSGVVVIQESHLAIHTWPEYRYAAVDLFTCGDSVDPWVSFEHLKKAFQANYSAIEMNRGSLHVIKKSDFQPKHLRTEPSFDLKKGFQIERNVWFTDKDENQALSLRYTGDVLFDETNPFQRVRVLDSYSHGKFLAINNMVMCTERDEFHYHEMITHPVMQAHGKAKNILVIGGGDGGTIRELFKYDQVEKVTMVEIDEAVVRASKEHLPSIACEFNNPKLNLIIGDGIQFVKEAAPNSYDVIIVDGSDPVGPAQGLFTAEFYTNCKNALKEGGLIITQGESPMFHEGTFVELNQCLKGIFGKPQVHTMLFHATTYPSGMWSLQIGVKGSSHPAKDFNKDQARQFAKAKGLKYYNEDLHTAAFSLPTFVKTMLGENA
- a CDS encoding superoxide dismutase gives rise to the protein MMFKLPTLPYAKTALAPLFNEEQMTYHYDKHHKAYIDNLNKFMETDASLKGKSLEEIVLSSSGGVFNNAAQAWNHTFFWFGMTTNGQSGKPSADLEAAIKRDFGSMDELKAKFVDGGVKTFGSGWIWLCTDASGKLSLVSTSNAAVPFTNNGPTPILVADVWEHAYYIDYRNLRQKFLETFWSQVNWAFVSENYAAKKVRDLTKAMT